In a single window of the Nocardiopsis composta genome:
- a CDS encoding dihydrofolate reductase family protein gives MARELVYTGFMSLDGVVDSPGGTTEGHRSGGWVLQTPFVPEAYSLKAEEIEETSALMFGRRSYDAFAPVWPKSEDHAAYKELPKYVVSTSLGADEPVGDWGEITILRSTEDVAELKRGEGGAIFIHGSAELARRLAEADLIDRYNLLVFPVLLGAGKSIFSREDRERQNLSLRESESYGNGVVKAVYDVVR, from the coding sequence ATGGCGCGAGAGCTGGTCTACACGGGGTTCATGTCGCTGGACGGCGTCGTGGACTCGCCTGGAGGCACGACCGAGGGGCACCGCAGCGGCGGATGGGTGCTGCAGACGCCGTTCGTGCCGGAGGCGTACTCGCTGAAGGCCGAGGAGATCGAGGAGACCTCGGCGCTGATGTTCGGACGCCGCAGCTACGACGCGTTCGCGCCCGTCTGGCCGAAGTCGGAGGACCACGCGGCCTACAAGGAGCTGCCGAAGTACGTCGTGTCCACCTCGCTGGGCGCCGACGAGCCGGTCGGGGACTGGGGGGAGATCACGATCCTGCGGTCCACCGAGGACGTGGCGGAACTCAAGCGGGGCGAGGGCGGGGCGATCTTCATCCACGGCAGCGCCGAGCTGGCCCGCCGCCTGGCGGAAGCGGATCTGATCGACCGCTACAACCTGCTGGTCTTCCCCGTCCTGCTGGGGGCCGGGAAGAGCATCTTCAGCCGCGAGGACCGGGAGAGGCAGAACCTGTCCCTGCGCGAGTCGGAGAGCTACGGCAACGGCGTGGTGAAGGCCGTCTACGACGTCGTGCGCTGA
- a CDS encoding DapH/DapD/GlmU-related protein — protein sequence MPKTDERFMRIHGDEFQAMIERVMQVTELTSRLNVLPFDDEAGKADLFKQILGGPLPEGVTIYPPFYTDHGLNLDIAERVFINQNCTFLDYAGIRLGEKTMIGPKATFITGGHPIDPAERKEWVNFAPIDIAENVWIGAGATILPGVSIGRDSVVAAGAVVADDVPPATLVTGAKAGVRRQW from the coding sequence ATGCCCAAGACCGATGAACGCTTCATGCGCATTCACGGCGACGAATTCCAGGCCATGATCGAGCGGGTCATGCAGGTCACCGAGCTCACCTCGCGGCTGAACGTGCTGCCCTTCGACGACGAGGCCGGAAAAGCGGACCTGTTCAAGCAGATCCTCGGCGGCCCGCTTCCGGAGGGGGTCACCATCTACCCGCCCTTCTACACCGACCACGGGCTCAACCTGGACATCGCGGAGCGGGTGTTCATCAATCAGAACTGCACGTTCCTGGACTACGCGGGGATCAGGCTCGGCGAGAAGACGATGATCGGCCCGAAGGCCACCTTCATCACCGGCGGCCACCCGATCGACCCGGCGGAGCGGAAGGAGTGGGTGAATTTCGCGCCCATCGACATCGCGGAGAACGTGTGGATCGGCGCGGGCGCCACGATCCTGCCGGGCGTCAGCATCGGCCGCGACTCCGTGGTCGCCGCCGGTGCGGTGGTGGCCGACGACGTCCCCCCGGCGACCCTGGTGACGGGTGCGAAGGCGGGTGTGCGGCGACAGTGGTGA
- a CDS encoding class I SAM-dependent methyltransferase gives MSTRIDPARTTSPAEYWDRYGSGQADAGTPEEALKNAFGWCQYNGHGPGDELLGDPATALELGFGRGDAVAALAAKGIDAAGIDVSEVQCRRAAERWEHLPNTEFVHADVIDYLAGADGRRWEAIYSIWGAVWFTDPEALLPLVLSRLEPGGRFAFSHAPAVPGAYGAQGMYGAGFTGRPVWLYRWAYEPEEWAGILRGHGFADVEVYIHPAPDPALLGTLIAAARRPG, from the coding sequence ATGAGCACACGCATCGATCCCGCTCGGACCACCAGCCCCGCCGAATACTGGGACCGCTACGGAAGCGGCCAGGCCGACGCCGGGACCCCCGAAGAAGCTTTGAAGAACGCCTTCGGCTGGTGCCAGTACAACGGGCACGGCCCGGGCGACGAACTCCTCGGCGACCCCGCCACCGCGCTGGAACTGGGATTCGGCCGCGGTGACGCCGTGGCGGCCCTGGCCGCCAAGGGCATCGACGCCGCCGGGATCGACGTCTCCGAGGTGCAGTGCCGACGCGCGGCCGAACGGTGGGAACACCTGCCGAACACCGAGTTCGTGCACGCCGACGTGATCGACTACCTGGCCGGCGCCGACGGGCGGCGCTGGGAGGCGATCTACTCCATCTGGGGCGCGGTGTGGTTCACCGACCCCGAGGCGCTGCTGCCGCTGGTGCTGTCCCGACTGGAGCCGGGCGGACGATTCGCGTTCTCTCACGCTCCGGCGGTCCCCGGTGCCTACGGGGCCCAGGGGATGTACGGGGCCGGGTTCACCGGGCGGCCGGTGTGGCTCTACCGCTGGGCCTACGAACCCGAGGAATGGGCCGGAATCCTGCGCGGCCACGGGTTCGCCGACGTCGAGGTGTACATCCACCCGGCACCCGACCCCGCACTGCTGGGCACGCTGATCGCCGCTGCCCGGCGCCCCGGCTGA
- a CDS encoding helix-turn-helix domain-containing protein, with product MAGSPTVRRKRLSRKLRELREASKLTSEQATKKAGFSRGKLTRMERDEWTRPNPKDISVLLDVYKVTDPAEREAYLTLAKQARQRGWWVSYSDALGKGAYVGLEAEASAIRTFEPLLIPGLLQVEEYARTVIRGSGVTDEDEIDRRVEARMLRKQVLARPDAPTFWAIVDESALRKVTPDLAGQLQHLLDVQRSNLRVQVLPDRLGPHAAMAGSFVILDFPDDPSVVYLELAEDQLFLEEADPLRMYELQYGYVQSSALSVDDSRSFIQDRLNAIT from the coding sequence ATGGCCGGTAGCCCGACAGTGCGCCGCAAGAGGCTCTCGCGGAAGCTCCGCGAGCTTCGCGAGGCCAGCAAGCTGACTTCGGAGCAGGCCACGAAGAAGGCCGGGTTCTCGCGAGGGAAGCTCACCCGCATGGAGCGAGACGAGTGGACCCGCCCCAACCCCAAGGACATCTCAGTACTGCTCGACGTCTACAAGGTCACCGACCCCGCTGAGCGCGAGGCCTACCTGACCCTCGCGAAGCAGGCTCGGCAGCGCGGCTGGTGGGTCTCTTACTCCGATGCTCTCGGCAAAGGCGCCTACGTAGGCCTGGAGGCTGAGGCATCTGCAATCCGCACCTTCGAACCTTTGCTGATCCCTGGCCTGCTCCAGGTCGAAGAGTATGCCCGCACTGTCATCCGGGGCAGCGGTGTCACCGACGAAGACGAGATCGATCGACGAGTTGAAGCGCGGATGCTGCGCAAGCAGGTGCTTGCGCGACCGGATGCGCCCACCTTCTGGGCGATCGTTGACGAGTCTGCGCTTCGCAAAGTCACACCAGATCTCGCCGGCCAACTACAACACCTACTGGATGTTCAGCGCTCGAACCTGCGCGTCCAGGTGCTGCCAGATCGCTTGGGCCCTCACGCAGCCATGGCCGGCAGCTTCGTGATTCTTGACTTCCCGGATGACCCGAGCGTCGTATACCTAGAGCTAGCTGAAGACCAGCTCTTCCTGGAAGAGGCAGATCCCCTGCGCATGTACGAGCTCCAATACGGCTACGTGCAGTCTTCGGCGCTCTCCGTGGACGACTCCCGATCGTTCATCCAAGATCGATTGAACGCGATCACTTAG
- a CDS encoding glycine-rich domain-containing protein, producing MTATASETVRTATRDPRSFLPADVWEREIALLTRDHPWDTVMADRCFDQAVAYLITAMEKHGQGLGLGCGPLIDIAVHGFILDTINYREFCARHFDGGFLEHTPEIGFEYDGSVMKTARVIENNGFAVDWPLWERDGAKCTPCYPGSDCH from the coding sequence ATGACCGCCACCGCGAGCGAGACCGTCCGCACCGCCACCCGCGACCCGCGTTCCTTCCTCCCCGCCGATGTGTGGGAGCGCGAGATCGCCTTGCTCACCCGCGACCACCCTTGGGACACCGTGATGGCTGATCGCTGCTTCGACCAGGCTGTGGCCTACCTGATCACCGCCATGGAGAAGCACGGCCAGGGCCTCGGGCTGGGCTGCGGGCCGCTGATCGACATCGCCGTGCACGGTTTCATCCTCGACACGATCAACTACCGCGAGTTCTGCGCGCGCCACTTCGACGGCGGGTTCCTGGAGCACACCCCTGAGATCGGGTTCGAATACGACGGGTCGGTGATGAAGACCGCCCGCGTCATCGAGAACAACGGGTTCGCCGTGGACTGGCCGTTGTGGGAACGCGACGGCGCCAAGTGCACCCCCTGCTATCCCGGCTCCGATTGCCACTGA
- a CDS encoding GAF domain-containing sensor histidine kinase: MDEVPEPPEPPRTGLDELLSELNSRLENELSSRGRVHALLEAVLSIGGDLDLATVLRRLAQAAADLAGARYAGLGVLGEDGEFSEFIPVGLTPEEVDRVGRFPHGAGILSVPSTEHGPLRTRDLTEHPRSVGFPPNHPRMRSFLGVPIQVRGEVFGNLYLTEKRGGGQFDAHDESIVTALATAAGVAISNARLYEKTLARERWLTASTEITTRLLSGDDGRTVLDLLARSARELSGADVAVVLLPEPRGAELIADTADGPVAEEVLGTRVVIEETACGSCYRDGDAVAIPDLRQADCPMLTHRGFGPGLLVPLGTPDRTRGVLLLGKRTGRAPFAEPTLQMMDAFAGQAALALELADARRDTERLAVLEDRDRIAKDLHDIVIQRLFASAMSLMSTVRLIEHADARERVRHTIDDLDETIREIRSTVFALKTPPSRRDTSLRGRILEAAEGAARSLGCQPGVRLEGAIDASVPEPVAEQLLAVLGEALSNVARHARASEVHVSVDVDDRVTLQVTDDGRGIEPGGRRSGLRNLEERAAALGGSFSAEPAPAGGTVLLWSVPLPADAGRDGAAGPA, encoded by the coding sequence ATCGACGAAGTGCCCGAGCCCCCAGAACCCCCTCGAACCGGCCTTGACGAACTCCTCTCCGAACTGAACTCGCGGCTGGAGAACGAGCTCTCCTCCCGCGGCCGGGTGCACGCGCTGCTCGAAGCGGTACTGTCCATCGGCGGCGACCTCGACCTGGCCACCGTGCTCCGCCGACTGGCCCAGGCCGCCGCGGACCTGGCCGGCGCGCGCTACGCCGGGCTCGGGGTGCTCGGCGAGGACGGCGAGTTCAGCGAGTTCATCCCGGTGGGCCTGACCCCTGAGGAGGTGGACCGGGTGGGCCGCTTCCCGCACGGCGCCGGCATCCTCTCCGTCCCCTCCACCGAGCACGGGCCGCTGCGCACCCGGGACCTCACCGAGCACCCGCGAAGCGTCGGGTTCCCGCCGAACCACCCGCGGATGCGGTCCTTCCTCGGGGTGCCGATCCAGGTCCGCGGCGAGGTGTTCGGCAACCTCTACCTCACCGAGAAGCGCGGCGGCGGGCAGTTCGACGCGCACGACGAGTCGATCGTCACCGCGCTGGCCACCGCCGCCGGCGTGGCGATCTCCAACGCCCGGCTGTACGAGAAGACCCTGGCCCGGGAGCGGTGGCTGACCGCCTCCACCGAGATCACCACCCGGCTGCTCTCCGGGGACGACGGCCGCACCGTGCTGGACCTGCTGGCGCGCAGCGCCCGCGAGCTGTCCGGCGCCGACGTCGCCGTGGTGCTGCTGCCCGAACCGCGCGGCGCGGAGCTGATCGCGGACACCGCCGACGGCCCGGTGGCCGAGGAGGTGCTGGGCACCCGGGTGGTCATCGAGGAGACCGCGTGCGGCTCCTGCTACCGGGACGGCGACGCGGTGGCCATCCCCGACCTGCGGCAGGCCGACTGCCCGATGCTCACCCACCGCGGCTTCGGCCCCGGCCTGCTGGTCCCGCTCGGCACCCCGGACCGCACCCGCGGGGTGCTGCTGCTCGGCAAGCGCACCGGTCGGGCCCCGTTCGCCGAGCCCACCCTGCAGATGATGGACGCCTTCGCCGGGCAGGCCGCGCTCGCCCTGGAGCTGGCCGACGCCCGCCGCGACACCGAGCGGCTCGCCGTGCTGGAGGACCGCGACCGGATCGCCAAGGACCTGCACGACATCGTCATCCAGCGGCTGTTCGCCTCGGCGATGAGCCTGATGAGCACGGTGCGGCTGATCGAGCACGCCGACGCCCGGGAGCGGGTCCGGCACACCATCGACGACCTGGACGAGACCATCCGGGAGATCCGGTCCACGGTGTTCGCCCTGAAGACCCCGCCGAGCCGGCGGGACACCTCGCTGCGCGGCCGGATCCTGGAGGCGGCCGAGGGCGCCGCCCGCTCCCTGGGCTGCCAGCCCGGCGTGCGGCTGGAGGGGGCGATCGACGCGTCGGTGCCGGAGCCGGTCGCCGAGCAGCTGCTCGCGGTGCTCGGCGAGGCGCTGTCCAACGTCGCCCGGCACGCCCGCGCCTCGGAGGTGCACGTCTCGGTGGACGTGGACGACCGGGTCACCCTCCAGGTGACCGACGACGGCCGCGGCATCGAGCCGGGCGGGCGCCGCAGCGGCCTGCGCAACCTGGAGGAGCGCGCCGCCGCGCTGGGCGGCTCGTTCTCCGCCGAACCGGCCCCGGCCGGCGGCACCGTGCTGCTCTGGTCGGTCCCGCTGCCCGCCGACGCCGGCCGGGACGGGGCCGCCGGACCGGCCTGA
- a CDS encoding response regulator yields the protein MASGAATQPIKVFLVDDHEVVRRGVSALLEGEPDMRVVGEAGTAEQALARIPAASPDVAVLDVRLPGGSGVSVCREIRSARPEIACLMLTSYADDEALFEAVLAGAAGYVLKQIHGADLVGAVRTVAAGGSLLDPGSTGRVMERLRSTPAEPDPLAELSPQERQILDLIGEGLTNRQIGERLYLAEKTVKNYVSSLLSKLDLKRRTQAAVLVAELRTRNRTAGEPW from the coding sequence CCGAGGCGTGTCCGCGCTGCTGGAGGGGGAGCCGGACATGCGGGTGGTCGGCGAGGCGGGCACCGCGGAGCAGGCCCTGGCCAGGATCCCCGCGGCCTCGCCGGACGTCGCGGTGCTGGACGTCCGGCTGCCCGGCGGCTCCGGGGTGAGCGTCTGCCGGGAGATCCGCTCGGCCCGCCCGGAGATCGCCTGCCTGATGCTGACCTCCTACGCCGACGACGAGGCGCTGTTCGAGGCGGTGCTGGCCGGCGCCGCCGGCTACGTGCTCAAGCAGATCCACGGCGCCGACCTGGTGGGCGCGGTGCGCACCGTCGCCGCCGGCGGCTCGCTGCTGGACCCGGGCAGCACCGGCCGGGTGATGGAGCGGCTGCGCAGCACCCCGGCCGAGCCCGACCCGCTGGCCGAGCTGAGCCCGCAGGAGCGGCAGATCCTCGACCTGATCGGGGAGGGCCTGACCAACCGGCAGATCGGCGAGCGCCTCTACCTCGCCGAGAAGACGGTGAAGAACTACGTGTCCAGCCTGCTGTCCAAGCTGGACCTCAAGCGCCGCACCCAGGCCGCGGTGCTCGTCGCCGAACTGCGCACCCGCAACCGCACGGCCGGCGAACCCTGGTGA
- a CDS encoding DUF397 domain-containing protein, whose translation MPTIPREPFHKSSYSSGKQENCVEVAEGTVTAVRDSQNRHLGHVEFGAPEWQAFLQDLKADRF comes from the coding sequence ATGCCCACTATTCCCCGCGAACCGTTCCATAAGAGCAGTTACAGTTCCGGCAAACAGGAGAACTGCGTGGAGGTGGCCGAAGGGACGGTGACCGCCGTCCGCGACAGCCAGAACCGCCACCTGGGGCACGTCGAGTTCGGCGCCCCCGAATGGCAGGCCTTCCTTCAGGACCTCAAGGCGGACCGCTTCTGA
- a CDS encoding LysR family transcriptional regulator, giving the protein MDTEALRTFVRAAELGRLQHAADELGITQQAVSKRIAALERELEVRLFTRTVRGVEPTPDGQALLPHARSIVAGVERAVAAVRPSSRPLRIDVLGRRSAQAAILHDYWRSHPGIDLDVVTLRVYDPRAVVAAVEAGDVDASFRSVTDPAELPAGVRMIHAFDSPLELLVGPGHPLASARSLTPPQLRKHRIWVPGIVPRSEWAEFYDELAACFDLRIDAAGPHFGDEVLLDVLADSPDVATLVGARDRYIWPAGHDLRRIPVTGPAIAYPTSLILPGTNPHPGLRGIIAHLEELPGIAGEVWRPSWALTPQHRGGSADAR; this is encoded by the coding sequence GTGGACACCGAGGCACTACGAACCTTCGTCCGGGCCGCCGAGCTCGGACGGCTGCAGCACGCCGCCGACGAGCTGGGCATCACCCAGCAGGCCGTCTCCAAGCGGATCGCCGCCCTGGAACGCGAGCTGGAGGTCCGCCTGTTCACCCGCACCGTCCGAGGGGTCGAGCCGACGCCCGACGGGCAGGCGCTCCTCCCGCACGCGCGGAGCATCGTCGCGGGTGTCGAGCGCGCCGTCGCCGCGGTCCGGCCGAGCTCACGGCCCCTCCGGATCGACGTCCTCGGGCGGCGGAGCGCGCAAGCGGCCATCCTGCACGACTACTGGCGGTCGCACCCCGGCATCGACCTCGACGTGGTGACCCTCAGGGTCTACGACCCGCGCGCGGTGGTCGCCGCCGTCGAAGCCGGCGACGTCGACGCCTCGTTCCGCTCCGTGACCGACCCGGCCGAGCTGCCGGCCGGCGTGCGGATGATCCACGCCTTCGACTCCCCGCTGGAACTGCTCGTCGGCCCGGGGCATCCGCTCGCCTCCGCGCGGAGCCTGACCCCGCCGCAGCTGCGCAAGCACCGGATATGGGTGCCGGGCATCGTGCCCCGGAGCGAGTGGGCGGAGTTCTACGACGAACTCGCCGCCTGCTTCGACCTGCGCATCGACGCGGCGGGGCCGCACTTCGGGGACGAAGTCCTCCTGGACGTCCTCGCGGACTCCCCGGACGTGGCCACCCTCGTCGGGGCGCGCGACCGGTACATCTGGCCGGCCGGGCACGACCTGCGCCGCATCCCGGTCACGGGCCCGGCCATCGCCTACCCGACCTCGCTCATCCTCCCCGGAACGAACCCGCATCCGGGTCTCCGCGGGATCATCGCCCACCTCGAAGAGCTGCCGGGGATCGCCGGGGAGGTCTGGCGCCCGTCCTGGGCGCTGACGCCGCAGCACCGCGGCGGCTCCGCCGATGCCCGATAA